CTGCGCCGCCTGATCTTCAGCCCTTACATGATGGTCAGCCAGTCGATGAGGTCGCGCAGAATCCGGCGGAGCGGAAACCCCTTCACGCTGGTTCTGATGCAGCTTGAACATGATGCGAGTTTTCGGGCCCATTCCGATTACGGCTCCACGCGCGAGTTCGTCGATGAGGTGCTGAAGAACTTTGCCGAACATGCGCCTAATCATCACCATCTGGTGTTCAAGGCGCATCCGCTGGAGGATAATCGCGGCCAGTACGGCACCGTCATCAGGCAAAAAGCCGCCGAGCTGGGCATTTCGCAGCGCGTGCATCTGGTGCCGGGCGGCAAGCTTGCACCGCTTCTGGGCCATGCGCGCTCGGTCGTTACGGTAAACTCGACGGCAGCACAGCAGGCATTGTGGCGCGGGCTTCCGGTCAAGGCTTTGGGCCGGGCGGTCTATGGCAAGGAAAATCTGGTTTCTTCGCAGCATCTTGCGGAATTTTTCGTGCGTCCGGCGCGGCCAAATCCGCATCTCTACCGGCGTTACCGGGATTACCTGCTGGAAACGAGCCAGCTTCCCGGTGGCTTCTACGCAGAAAGGGCCCGGGCCCCGGCGCTGCGCTTGCTGGTCGATATGATGCTGGCCCCTGCCGATCCCTATGACGCCTTCGCGACGGGACATGCGGAAACGAGGCAACAACCCGGATCGGATTCCGGTTAACATGCAAGTAACTATAGAAGATATCGCGATCAGCCGTTATCTTGCGACGCAAGAGGCAGCTTCAGGCAGCGGCACAATCAGGAGTAGAGGATACATGTCTAACCCGATCTCGGTCGAAAAGCCGCGCAACATGCGCATGCCCCTGACATTGGCAATGATTGCTGTAACAGCGCTGGCGGGATGCGGCCTGCCGCGTTCAGGCCCGAGCAAGAATGAAATCCTGTCCGGTGCCGTCGAAAACGGCGGCGATGCGCATATTATTTACGTCAACAACCATGTTAACCGGACCGCCAATTTCACCCCGTCCTATGGGTTTTCCAGCGGTTTCCTGAGTGCAGGCGCGGTCGGCGCGGATGAGATTCGTCCGGGCGACACGCTGGGCCTGATGATCTGGGAAAACGTCGATGACGGGCTGCTGGCCGGTCTGGGTCAAAGCTCGACCCAGCTTGAACAGCTTCAGGTTGATAGCGCGGGCTATATCTTCGTCCCTTACGCCGGGCGTGTGCGCGCCGCCGGCCGGTCCCCGGAACAGCTTCGCAACGCCATCACCTCGCGGCTGGAAAGCCAGACCCCCGACCCGCAGGTGACCGTCACCCGCGTGGCCGGTGACGGCGCGACGGTGTCGGTCATGGGCAAGGTCTTCGGTCAGGGTGTCTACCCGATCGAACGGCCAACCCGGAACCTGTCCTCGATGCTGGCGGAGGCGGGTGGCGTCAATATTGAACCCGAGGTCGCCGTGGTCACCGTGAAACGCGGGCGCGAGACCGGCAAGGTCTGGCTGTCGGATTTGTATTTCAACCCCTCCTACGACATCGCGCTGCGGCCCGGTGACGTCATTCTGGTGGAGGAGGATCAGCGCAGCTTTACCGCCCTCGGTGCGCTCGGCTCCCAAACTCAGGTGCCGCTGGGCAACGAGCAGGTGAGCGCGATTGAGGCTGTGGCGATGGTCGGCGGGCTTTCGACCAACACCGCCGATCCGACGGGTGTGTTCGTGCTGCGGGACGAACCCGGTGCCGTCGCCTCCGCCGTGCTTGGCCAGCCGATCAACGGGACACAGCGTATGGCCTATGTGCTGGACCTGACGCGGCCGAACGGACTGTTCCTGGCGCGTGACTTCCTCGTCCGCGATGGCGATACGATCTATGTCACCGAGGCACCCTATGTGCAGTGGCAGAAGATCCTCGGCGCGATTACCGGCGGCGCGCAATCTGCGAATGCGCTGTCCAACACGCTTTAATGCAGCCTGAACCATCTTCAGCCGCCGGGGTTCGGCCCCGGCGGCTTTTCGTATTCAATGGCGGGCTGCTGCGCGGGCAGGTGCGCAGAATACTCGACCTTGCGGGCTGGACGCCCTGTGTCGGGATACCGGACACCGGTGACGCGGTCGGCATATGGGGGGCAGCGGCTACGTCGTGGCGCGGAAAAGCGGTTGCTGCGCGCCGTCGTGCCGATCTGGTGCATGTGGAGGACGCGTTTCTGCGGTCTGTCCTTCCGGGGCGGGCACGGGGTCCGGTGGCGCGACGGGGTCCGCTGGGGCTGATCGTCGATCCGCTGGGCCTGCATTTTGACCCCGCCCGCCCGTCACTGATCGAGACGCTGGTGACCTCCGGCAGGGCAGCGGCGTTTGCCGGTCAGGCCCGCACAGGGATCGACCGGCTGATCGCGGCTGATCTGTCCAAGTATAACGGACATCTGCCCGATTCCCCGCTGCCCGCCCCCGGCTATGTTCTGGTGATAGATCAGGTCGCGGGTGACGCCTCGCTCATGGGTGCCGGTCGCGCGGAATTCCTGCGGATGCTGGAGGTTGCGCGGGCGGAAAACCCCGGCGCGCGCATCGTCATCCGAAGCCACCCGGAATCCGCAAACGGTCTGCGGGCCGGGCATTTTACGCGCGATGATCTGCGGGACGGGGAGGAGATCGCGGATGGTCCCCTCTCACCCTGGGCTTTGCTGCGTGGTGCGCAAGCGGTCTATGTGTACAGCTCTCAGCTTGGATATGAGGCGATGCTGGCGGGGCATGTGCCGCGCATCTTCGGCCACCCCTTCTATGCCGGTTGGGGGTTGAGCGATGATGAACATAATTTTCCGCGTCGCGGTCATGCCTCAATCGAAACGCTTTTGGCGGCCTCTCATCTGCTCGCCCCGATCTGGTACGATCCCTGCCATGACCGGCTGACGGATTTCAACGGCGCGGTCAATCAACTCGAAGCCGAGGCAAAGGCCTGGCGTCAGGATCACGCGGGGCATCGTGCTTATGGTATGCGGCTGTGGAAGCGGGCCGCGATCGCGCGCAGCTTCGGCTCCGGTCGTGGCGTCCGATTCACCAATGACCGTGCTGAGAGGGCGACGCTTTGCTGGGCCAGCCGGGAACAGGAGCTTCAGCATCCGCCCAAACTAAGGGTTGAAGACGGGTTCCTGCGCTCCCGTGGTCTGGGTGCAGCATTGGTTCCGCCGCTTTCGCTGGTCGCGGATGATCTTGGCATCTATTACGATCCGACGCGCCCGTCACGGCTGGAAAAGCTGATGGCAGCGCCGCTGCCGCCGGGCGGGGTCGCGCGTGCGGCGCAGCTTCGGGAAAGGCTGATCGCTGCGGGGCTGACCAAGTATAATCTCAAGACATCCATTTCGCTGCCCCCTCGTGACGGGCGGCGGCGCATTCTGGTGCCGGGACAGGTGGAGGACGACGCCTCCATCCAGCGCGGCGCGGGCGCGGAACGCAGCAATCTCGCGCTCTTGGAACGGGTGCGCGCGGAAAACCCGGATGCGTTTGTGATCTACAAACCGCACCCGGATATCGAGGCGGGCTTGCGTCCGGGTGACATCCCCGAAGCCGATCTGACCCGGCTTGCCGACCATGTGGCGCGGGATGCGGACCCTGTGGCGCTGATCAACGATGCGGATGAGGTGTGGACGATCACCTCTACCCTTGGGTTTGAGGCGCTGTTGCGCGGCGTGCCTGTCACGACTCTGGGCGCGCCATTCTATGCTGGCTGGGGTCTGAGCCGCGATCTGGGCCCGATCGCCGGGCGGCGAGACGCGCGACCGGGGCTGGACGGGCTGACCCATGCCGCGCTGATTGCCTATCCCCGCTATTTCGATCCGGTGCGCCTGTTGCCCTGCCCGCCCGAAGTCGCGGTTGATCGCCTGACCGATCCCGGCCTCGCCGCCCAAGCGCCCCGCCTGCGCTGGTTGTCCAAGGCGCAGTCTTTGTTCAGCCAGCATAGCTGGATCTGGCGACGCTAAGCCTCGCTACGGCTCCAGAACTGGCACAGATCCGGGCCAAGGCGAAGGCTGCGGCGCAAATCGAAGCGCGGCGCGTCGGTCAGGCGACCCGGCGGCATCGCCCCGACCGAGGCCCGCCCTTCCGAGCCCAGCACCAACCCGGCGCTGTAAAACACCAGATCGTCAACAAGATCATCGGCCAGAAGGCTGGCGGCAAGCCTGCCGCCGCCCTCGCAGAACACCCGCGTGATCCCCTGACCGGCCAGCTCCGCCAGCCCGTCGCGAAGATTGCCGGAAATCTGACGCAGCGGTCCATGCGCGGCATCCTCCGGCGGCAGGTCCGGCAGCGATTGCGACGAAACGATAACCCGCACCGGCTGGCGCACCGGGCCGAAGCCACGCACATTCAGCGAAGGCATGTCCGCCCGCGCCGTGCCGCCGCCAACCATGACCGCATCGTGCCGCATGCGCAGCAGGTGAACATGACGGCGCGCTGCTGGCCCGGTGATCCATTGGCTTTCGCCCGACGCGGTCGCGATCCGGCCGTCGAGGCTGGAGGCGAGCTTCAGGGTCACCATCGGCAGCCCTTGGGTTTCGCGCTTCAAGAAACCACGCTGAAGCCGGGCCGCCGCCTCCGCCGCGATCCCTTCGGCCACTGTGATCCCCGCATCGCGCAGCCGGGTATGACCCTGCCCGGCGGTGCGCGGATCAGGATCGGTCAGTGCCGAGACGACCCGAACCACCCCCGCAGCGATCAGGGCATCTGCGCAAGGCGGTGTTCGTCCGTGATGCGCACAAGGTTCCAGCGTGGTGTAGACCGTCGCCCCGCATGCGGCATCGCCTGCCTGATCGAGCGCCATCCGCTCGGCATGAGGACGACCGCCGGGCTGGGTCCAGCCGCGTCCGACAACGATGCCGTCTTTCACGATAACGCAGCCGACATTCGGATTGGGCCACACATTGCCCAATCCGCGCTGCGCGAGCCGCAACGCATGGTTCATGTGCCGAAGATCGTCGGTCACGCCTTTTCGTCAGCCCCTTGGGGAGGGCGCAACTCGGAGACGAATTTGTCGAAATCGCCGGCATCCTGAAAATTCTTGTAGACGCTGGCGAAGCGCACATAGGCGACATTGTCGATGCGGGCGAGGGTTTCCATCACGATCTCGCCGATCACCTTGGAGTTGATATCGGTCTCGCCCATGCTTTCCAGCCGCCGCACGATGCCGGAGATCATCTGATCGATCCGCTCCGCCTCAACCGGGCGCTTTTGCATGGCGATCCGGATCGAGCGGGTCAGCTTGTCGCGGTCGAAATCCTCGCGACGGCCATTGGTCTTGACGACGACCAGGTCACGAAGCTGCACACGTTCATA
The genomic region above belongs to Paracoccus sp. SCSIO 75233 and contains:
- a CDS encoding capsule biosynthesis protein, which codes for MPRILQPELSQDATCWAANVPAGERVFLLLQGPHGPFFNRLGHILDQTGATVWRVAFNAGDVFFWDRKDRLIRHQAPAEEWPAHLARIISEKGVTDIVLYGDVRPVHAAARQAARNHGLTLHVFEEGYLRPFWITYERGGSNGHSRLMQISLSDMRAALRGPQGDIPRPPANWGDMRQHKFYGALYHFLLLTANGRFPDYRTHRDISVMREFRLHLRRLIFSPYMMVSQSMRSRRIRRSGNPFTLVLMQLEHDASFRAHSDYGSTREFVDEVLKNFAEHAPNHHHLVFKAHPLEDNRGQYGTVIRQKAAELGISQRVHLVPGGKLAPLLGHARSVVTVNSTAAQQALWRGLPVKALGRAVYGKENLVSSQHLAEFFVRPARPNPHLYRRYRDYLLETSQLPGGFYAERARAPALRLLVDMMLAPADPYDAFATGHAETRQQPGSDSG
- a CDS encoding polysaccharide biosynthesis/export family protein, with protein sequence MSNPISVEKPRNMRMPLTLAMIAVTALAGCGLPRSGPSKNEILSGAVENGGDAHIIYVNNHVNRTANFTPSYGFSSGFLSAGAVGADEIRPGDTLGLMIWENVDDGLLAGLGQSSTQLEQLQVDSAGYIFVPYAGRVRAAGRSPEQLRNAITSRLESQTPDPQVTVTRVAGDGATVSVMGKVFGQGVYPIERPTRNLSSMLAEAGGVNIEPEVAVVTVKRGRETGKVWLSDLYFNPSYDIALRPGDVILVEEDQRSFTALGALGSQTQVPLGNEQVSAIEAVAMVGGLSTNTADPTGVFVLRDEPGAVASAVLGQPINGTQRMAYVLDLTRPNGLFLARDFLVRDGDTIYVTEAPYVQWQKILGAITGGAQSANALSNTL
- a CDS encoding capsular polysaccharide biosynthesis protein produces the protein MQPEPSSAAGVRPRRLFVFNGGLLRGQVRRILDLAGWTPCVGIPDTGDAVGIWGAAATSWRGKAVAARRRADLVHVEDAFLRSVLPGRARGPVARRGPLGLIVDPLGLHFDPARPSLIETLVTSGRAAAFAGQARTGIDRLIAADLSKYNGHLPDSPLPAPGYVLVIDQVAGDASLMGAGRAEFLRMLEVARAENPGARIVIRSHPESANGLRAGHFTRDDLRDGEEIADGPLSPWALLRGAQAVYVYSSQLGYEAMLAGHVPRIFGHPFYAGWGLSDDEHNFPRRGHASIETLLAASHLLAPIWYDPCHDRLTDFNGAVNQLEAEAKAWRQDHAGHRAYGMRLWKRAAIARSFGSGRGVRFTNDRAERATLCWASREQELQHPPKLRVEDGFLRSRGLGAALVPPLSLVADDLGIYYDPTRPSRLEKLMAAPLPPGGVARAAQLRERLIAAGLTKYNLKTSISLPPRDGRRRILVPGQVEDDASIQRGAGAERSNLALLERVRAENPDAFVIYKPHPDIEAGLRPGDIPEADLTRLADHVARDADPVALINDADEVWTITSTLGFEALLRGVPVTTLGAPFYAGWGLSRDLGPIAGRRDARPGLDGLTHAALIAYPRYFDPVRLLPCPPEVAVDRLTDPGLAAQAPRLRWLSKAQSLFSQHSWIWRR
- the ribD gene encoding bifunctional diaminohydroxyphosphoribosylaminopyrimidine deaminase/5-amino-6-(5-phosphoribosylamino)uracil reductase RibD; the protein is MTDDLRHMNHALRLAQRGLGNVWPNPNVGCVIVKDGIVVGRGWTQPGGRPHAERMALDQAGDAACGATVYTTLEPCAHHGRTPPCADALIAAGVVRVVSALTDPDPRTAGQGHTRLRDAGITVAEGIAAEAAARLQRGFLKRETQGLPMVTLKLASSLDGRIATASGESQWITGPAARRHVHLLRMRHDAVMVGGGTARADMPSLNVRGFGPVRQPVRVIVSSQSLPDLPPEDAAHGPLRQISGNLRDGLAELAGQGITRVFCEGGGRLAASLLADDLVDDLVFYSAGLVLGSEGRASVGAMPPGRLTDAPRFDLRRSLRLGPDLCQFWSRSEA
- the nrdR gene encoding transcriptional regulator NrdR — translated: MRCPFCGNADTQVKDSRPAEENAAIRRRRFCPGCGGRFTTYERVQLRDLVVVKTNGRREDFDRDKLTRSIRIAMQKRPVEAERIDQMISGIVRRLESMGETDINSKVIGEIVMETLARIDNVAYVRFASVYKNFQDAGDFDKFVSELRPPQGADEKA